A window of the Streptomyces sp. NBC_00454 genome harbors these coding sequences:
- a CDS encoding heavy-metal-associated domain-containing protein → MSADTDTQTTTVYRVTGMTCGHCEGAVTTELSALAGVSSVKAVAATGEVTVVSAAPLEEADVRAAVDEAGYELAGQV, encoded by the coding sequence ATGAGCGCCGACACGGACACCCAGACCACCACCGTCTACCGGGTGACCGGCATGACCTGCGGGCACTGCGAGGGCGCGGTCACCACCGAGCTCTCCGCCCTGGCGGGCGTCAGCTCGGTCAAGGCCGTCGCCGCGACCGGCGAGGTCACCGTGGTCTCGGCCGCCCCGCTCGAGGAGGCCGACGTGCGCGCCGCCGTCGACGAGGCCGGGTACGAGCTCGCCGGCCAGGTCTGA
- a CDS encoding heavy metal translocating P-type ATPase, whose product MSSSTVHDGPIAVAQAATAAAEVELTIGGMTCASCAARIEKKLNRMDGVTASVNYATEKAKVSYGEGVAVADLIATVVKTGYTAEEPPPPEPEPEPQAGGVEEPGEAPRDPELAALRQRLLVSAALSLPVVLLAMVPALQFDNWQWLSLTLAAPVVVWGAFPFHKAAWTNARHGAATMDTLVSVGTGAAFAWSLWALFFGHAGMPGMRHGFDFSVSRTDGSSAIYLEVAAGVVSFILLGRYLEARSKRKAGAALKALMRLGAKDVAVLRGGAEVRIPVSALAVGDRFVVRPGEKIATDGTVVEGSSAVDASMLTGESVPVEVAVGDAVTGATVNASGRLVVEATRVGSDTQLARMARLVEDAQNGKAEVQRLADRISGVFVPIVLVLALGTWVTWLLITDNPTAAFTAAVAVLIIACPCALGLATPTALMVGTGRGAQLGILIKGPEVLESTRRVDTIVLDKTGTVTTGRMTLAGVHPAEGVDEAELLRLAGSLEHASEHPIARAIATGAAERAGALPVPENFENLAGLGVQGVVDGHAVLVGREKLLADWSITLPAALAEAKAAAEAAGSTAVLVAWDGEARGVLTVADAVKETSAEAVSRLRALGLTPVLLTGDNRAVAETVAREVGIDEVIAEVLPQDKVDVVRRLQAEGRTVAMVGDGVNDAAALAQADLGLAMGTGTDAAIEASDLTLVRGDLRVAADAIRLSRRTLATIKGNLFWAFGYNVAALPLAAAGLLNPMIAGAAMAFSSVFVVTNSLRLRSFR is encoded by the coding sequence ATGAGCAGCAGCACAGTGCACGACGGACCCATAGCGGTGGCGCAAGCGGCGACCGCCGCCGCCGAGGTCGAGCTGACCATCGGCGGGATGACCTGCGCCTCCTGCGCGGCCCGCATCGAGAAGAAGCTGAACCGGATGGACGGGGTCACCGCCTCGGTGAACTACGCCACCGAGAAGGCCAAGGTCTCGTACGGCGAAGGCGTGGCGGTCGCCGACCTCATCGCGACCGTCGTCAAGACCGGCTACACCGCCGAGGAGCCCCCGCCGCCGGAGCCCGAACCGGAGCCGCAGGCCGGAGGGGTCGAGGAGCCCGGGGAAGCCCCGCGCGACCCCGAACTGGCCGCCCTGCGCCAGCGCCTCCTGGTCTCCGCCGCGCTCTCACTGCCCGTCGTACTGCTCGCGATGGTCCCGGCCCTCCAGTTCGACAACTGGCAGTGGCTCTCGCTCACCCTCGCCGCCCCCGTCGTCGTCTGGGGCGCCTTCCCCTTCCACAAGGCCGCCTGGACCAACGCCCGGCACGGCGCCGCCACCATGGACACCCTGGTCTCCGTCGGCACCGGAGCGGCGTTCGCCTGGTCGCTGTGGGCCCTGTTCTTCGGCCACGCCGGAATGCCCGGCATGCGCCACGGCTTCGACTTCTCCGTCTCCCGCACCGACGGCTCCTCGGCGATCTACCTGGAGGTGGCCGCCGGAGTCGTCAGCTTCATCCTGCTCGGCCGCTACCTGGAGGCCCGCTCGAAGCGGAAGGCGGGCGCCGCCCTCAAGGCCCTGATGCGCCTGGGCGCCAAGGACGTGGCCGTCCTGCGCGGGGGCGCCGAGGTGCGCATCCCCGTGAGCGCGCTGGCCGTCGGCGACCGGTTCGTCGTCCGGCCCGGCGAGAAGATCGCCACCGACGGCACCGTCGTCGAGGGCAGCTCCGCCGTGGACGCCTCCATGCTGACCGGCGAGTCCGTCCCGGTCGAGGTCGCCGTCGGCGACGCCGTCACCGGCGCCACCGTCAACGCCTCCGGCCGCCTGGTCGTCGAGGCGACCCGGGTCGGCTCCGACACCCAGCTCGCCCGGATGGCCAGGCTGGTCGAGGACGCGCAGAACGGCAAGGCCGAGGTGCAGCGCCTCGCCGACCGGATCTCCGGCGTCTTCGTGCCGATCGTGCTCGTCCTGGCCCTGGGCACCTGGGTGACCTGGCTGCTGATCACCGACAACCCGACGGCCGCGTTCACCGCGGCCGTGGCCGTCCTGATCATCGCCTGCCCGTGCGCCCTGGGCCTGGCCACACCGACCGCGCTGATGGTCGGCACCGGGCGGGGCGCGCAGCTCGGGATCCTGATCAAGGGCCCGGAGGTACTGGAGTCCACCCGCCGCGTGGACACCATCGTCCTGGACAAGACCGGCACCGTGACCACGGGCCGGATGACCCTGGCCGGCGTGCACCCCGCCGAGGGCGTGGACGAGGCCGAACTGCTGCGCCTGGCCGGATCCCTGGAACACGCCTCCGAGCACCCGATCGCGCGGGCCATCGCCACCGGCGCCGCCGAGAGGGCAGGGGCCCTGCCGGTCCCGGAGAACTTCGAGAACCTCGCCGGCCTCGGCGTCCAGGGCGTGGTCGACGGACACGCCGTCCTGGTGGGCCGCGAGAAGCTGCTGGCCGACTGGTCGATCACGCTGCCGGCCGCCCTGGCCGAGGCCAAGGCCGCCGCCGAGGCCGCGGGCTCCACCGCCGTCCTGGTGGCCTGGGACGGGGAGGCGCGCGGGGTGCTGACCGTGGCCGACGCGGTCAAGGAGACCAGCGCCGAGGCGGTGTCCCGGCTGCGGGCCCTGGGGCTGACCCCGGTGCTGCTGACCGGCGACAACAGGGCCGTCGCCGAGACGGTGGCCCGCGAGGTGGGCATCGACGAGGTCATCGCCGAGGTCCTCCCGCAGGACAAGGTGGACGTCGTACGCCGACTGCAGGCCGAGGGCCGTACGGTCGCCATGGTCGGCGACGGGGTCAACGACGCGGCCGCGCTCGCCCAGGCCGACCTGGGCCTGGCGATGGGCACCGGGACCGACGCGGCGATCGAGGCGAGCGATCTGACCCTGGTACGGGGAGACTTGCGGGTGGCGGCGGACGCGATCCGGCTCTCCCGGCGGACCCTGGCCACCATCAAGGGCAACCTGTTCTGGGCCTTCGGCTACAACGTCGCGGCGCTGCCGCTGGCGGCCGCCGGACTGCTCAACCCGATGATCGCGGGGGCCGCGATGGCCTTCTCCTCGGTCTTCGTGGTCACCAACAGCCTGCGGCTGCGCTCCTTCCGCTAG
- a CDS encoding citrate synthase — translation MSDNSVVLRYADGEYTYPVVESTVGDQGFDISKLRAQTGLVTLDSGYGNTAAYKSAITYLDGEQGILRYRGYPIEQLAERSTFIEVAYLLINGELPTVDQLASFRNEITQHTLLHEDVKRFYDGFPRDAHPMAMLSSVVSALSTFYQDSHNPFDEKQRNLSTIRLLAKLPTIAAYAYKKSVGHPVVYPRNDLGYVENFLRMTFSVPAQEYDLDPVVVAALDKLLILHADHEQNCSTSTVRLVGSSQANMFASISAGISALWGPLHGGANQSVLEMLEGIKNDGGDVDAFIRKVKNKEDGVRLMGFGHRVYKSFDPRAKIIKAAAHDVLSALGKDDELLDIALKLEEHALADEYFVERNLYPNVDFYTGLIYRAMGFPTEMFTVLFAIGRLPGWIAQWHEMIKEPGSRIGRPRQIYTGEVLRDFVPVESR, via the coding sequence GTGAGCGACAACTCTGTAGTACTGCGGTACGCGGACGGTGAATACACCTACCCGGTGGTCGAGAGCACCGTCGGTGACCAGGGCTTCGACATCTCGAAGCTCAGGGCTCAGACCGGGCTGGTCACCCTGGACAGCGGCTACGGAAACACCGCCGCCTATAAGTCCGCCATTACCTACCTCGACGGTGAGCAGGGCATCCTGCGCTACCGCGGATACCCGATCGAGCAGCTGGCGGAGCGCTCGACCTTCATCGAGGTCGCCTACCTGCTGATCAACGGGGAGCTGCCGACCGTCGACCAGCTCGCGTCGTTCCGCAACGAGATCACCCAGCACACGCTGCTGCACGAGGACGTCAAGCGGTTCTACGACGGCTTCCCGCGCGACGCGCACCCGATGGCGATGCTGTCCTCCGTGGTCAGCGCGCTGTCGACGTTCTACCAGGACAGCCACAACCCGTTCGACGAGAAACAGCGCAACCTCTCGACGATCCGGCTGCTCGCCAAGCTTCCGACGATCGCGGCCTACGCGTACAAGAAGTCGGTCGGCCACCCGGTGGTCTACCCGCGCAACGACCTCGGCTACGTCGAGAACTTCCTGCGCATGACCTTCTCCGTGCCGGCCCAGGAGTACGACCTGGACCCGGTCGTGGTCGCGGCGCTCGACAAGCTGCTGATCCTGCACGCGGACCACGAGCAGAACTGCTCCACCTCCACCGTGCGTCTGGTCGGCTCCTCGCAGGCGAACATGTTCGCCTCGATCTCCGCCGGCATCTCGGCCCTGTGGGGCCCCCTGCACGGTGGCGCCAACCAGTCCGTTCTGGAGATGCTCGAGGGCATCAAGAACGACGGCGGCGATGTCGACGCCTTCATCCGCAAGGTGAAGAACAAGGAAGACGGCGTCCGCCTGATGGGCTTCGGGCACCGCGTCTACAAGAGCTTCGACCCCCGGGCGAAGATCATCAAGGCTGCGGCGCACGATGTCCTCTCGGCGCTCGGCAAGGACGACGAGCTGCTCGACATCGCGCTCAAGCTGGAAGAGCACGCGCTGGCCGACGAGTACTTCGTCGAGCGCAACCTCTACCCGAACGTGGACTTCTACACGGGCCTGATCTACCGCGCGATGGGCTTCCCGACCGAGATGTTCACCGTGCTCTTCGCGATCGGCCGGCTGCCCGGCTGGATCGCCCAGTGGCACGAGATGATCAAGGAGCCCGGCTCCCGCATCGGCCGCCCGCGCCAGATCTACACCGGCGAGGTCCTGCGCGACTTCGTCCCGGTCGAGTCCCGCTGA